From the genome of Ectobacillus sp. JY-23, one region includes:
- the leuB gene encoding 3-isopropylmalate dehydrogenase: MEKRIVCLAGDGIGPEVMAAGKRVLHMIERLYQHKFHLQDELFGGAAIDTYGHPLPARTLAACLASDAVLLAAVGGPRWDTAPERPEKGLLALRKALGVYANVRPVTVDEATLHLSPLKEERAKNVDFVVVRELTGGIYFSYPKHRTREQATDTLTYSRREVERIVEYAFKLAATRRKKVTSIDKANVLESSKLWREVTEAVSLRYQGIVLEHLLVDAAAMEMIKNPGRFDVIVTENLFGDILSDEASVLSGSLGMLPSASHAEQGPSLYEPIHGSAPDLEADRANPIAMIRSVAMMLQQSFGLSAEASAIEQAIQSVLKAGKATGDLGGKETTSSFTNYVLQELEAQVLVGRGRV; the protein is encoded by the coding sequence ATGGAAAAACGAATCGTATGCTTAGCAGGTGACGGAATTGGTCCAGAAGTAATGGCTGCCGGGAAACGTGTTTTACACATGATTGAACGTTTATACCAGCACAAGTTTCACTTACAGGATGAGTTGTTTGGCGGAGCGGCCATCGATACATATGGACACCCGCTTCCGGCTCGTACATTAGCTGCTTGTCTGGCAAGCGATGCTGTATTGCTTGCAGCAGTCGGTGGTCCGCGTTGGGATACAGCGCCCGAACGCCCAGAAAAAGGGTTGCTTGCACTTCGCAAGGCACTTGGGGTATATGCAAATGTTCGTCCTGTTACAGTAGATGAAGCTACTTTGCATTTATCGCCGTTAAAAGAAGAGCGTGCAAAGAACGTAGATTTCGTTGTAGTGAGAGAGCTAACAGGTGGTATCTATTTTTCGTATCCAAAGCATCGAACGAGAGAACAAGCAACGGATACATTGACTTATAGCAGAAGAGAAGTAGAACGCATTGTAGAATATGCATTTAAATTGGCAGCAACAAGAAGAAAAAAGGTGACGAGTATTGATAAAGCCAATGTACTGGAGTCCAGCAAACTATGGCGTGAGGTAACAGAAGCAGTATCGCTTCGTTATCAAGGCATTGTGCTTGAGCATTTACTTGTGGATGCGGCGGCGATGGAAATGATTAAAAATCCAGGGCGCTTCGATGTGATTGTGACAGAAAACTTATTTGGAGATATTTTAAGCGATGAAGCGTCGGTTTTAAGTGGGTCTTTAGGGATGCTACCATCTGCGAGTCATGCTGAGCAGGGCCCTTCTTTATATGAACCAATTCATGGTTCTGCTCCTGATTTAGAAGCGGATCGAGCAAATCCGATTGCGATGATTCGCTCTGTTGCAATGATGTTGCAACAATCCTTTGGTTTGTCGGCCGAAGCAAGTGCAATCGAACAGGCAATTCAAAGTGTACTAAAGGCTGGTAAAGCAACGGGTGATTTGGGAGGAAAAGAAACAACTTCATCGTTTACAAATTATGTGTTGCAAGAGTTAGAAGCGCAGGTTTTGGTAGGGAGGGGTCGTGTATGA
- the leuD gene encoding 3-isopropylmalate dehydratase small subunit → MKPFRTHKGKAVALLRDNIDTDQIIPKQYLKRIERTGFGEFLFDEWRYVEGRTENPKFPLNQKKDATILIAGNNFGCGSSREHAPWALDDYGFRAILAGSFADIFYINCTKNGLLPLVLNEESRHVLSGVREEITIDLEMQEVRTSEHIFRFDIDPIWKEKLLGGLDDIAMTLQYEKEISLYEAMRA, encoded by the coding sequence GTGAAGCCATTTCGTACGCATAAGGGAAAAGCAGTCGCATTGCTTCGTGACAATATTGATACGGATCAAATTATTCCTAAGCAATATTTAAAGCGCATTGAACGAACAGGATTTGGGGAATTTTTGTTTGATGAGTGGCGTTATGTGGAAGGTAGAACAGAAAACCCGAAATTTCCACTCAATCAAAAAAAAGATGCAACTATTTTAATTGCAGGTAATAACTTTGGATGCGGTTCCTCACGAGAACATGCGCCGTGGGCATTAGATGATTATGGCTTCCGTGCTATCCTTGCAGGAAGCTTTGCAGACATCTTTTATATAAACTGTACAAAAAATGGACTGCTTCCGTTAGTACTTAATGAAGAAAGTCGCCACGTACTGTCTGGTGTACGAGAGGAAATCACCATTGATTTAGAGATGCAAGAAGTACGTACGTCAGAACATATTTTTAGATTTGATATTGATCCGATTTGGAAAGAAAAGTTGCTCGGTGGCTTGGATGATATCGCTATGACCCTTCAATATGAAAAAGAAATTTCTTTATATGAAGCAATGCGTGCATAA
- the leuC gene encoding 3-isopropylmalate dehydratase large subunit, translating to MKTLLDKLWERHVVASRNGYDLLYIDLHLVHEVTSPQAFEGLRLNDRKVRRPDLTFATMDHNVPTREVWNVTDRIAQKQMDALRMNCKEFEIELADLDDERQGIVHVIGPELGLTQPGKTIVCGDSHTSTHGAFGALAFGIGTSEVEHVLATQTLWQKKPKSMGVELSGVLPKGVYAKDVILHLLATHGVAMGTGHIIEFYGEAVRRLSMEERMTLCNMAIEGGAKAGLIAPDEITWSYLQNRRYTSPKVMDLFTDNGASYDKSIHINVSNLAPYVTWGTNPGMGVRVDEVLPPVTDENEDRAYVYMGLKPGQSVSNIPVQHVFIGSCTNSRLSDLEEAALYIKGKKVRDGVRALVVPGSKAVRNAAMAKGLHTIFIEAGFEWREAGCSMCLGMNPDQVPNGEHCASTSNRNFEGRQGKGARTHLVSPAMAAAAAVYGKFVDIRKEEYREAISYA from the coding sequence ATGAAGACTTTGCTAGATAAGCTTTGGGAGCGTCATGTTGTGGCAAGTAGAAATGGCTATGATTTACTGTACATTGATTTACATCTCGTGCATGAAGTTACTTCACCGCAAGCCTTTGAAGGCTTGCGGTTAAACGATAGAAAAGTTCGTCGACCGGATTTAACCTTCGCTACTATGGATCATAATGTACCTACAAGAGAGGTCTGGAATGTGACTGATCGAATTGCTCAAAAACAAATGGATGCGCTTCGTATGAATTGTAAAGAATTTGAAATTGAGCTTGCTGATTTAGACGATGAAAGACAGGGTATTGTACATGTTATTGGTCCGGAGCTCGGATTAACACAGCCTGGGAAAACCATTGTATGTGGTGATAGTCACACCTCAACGCACGGTGCATTTGGTGCCTTGGCGTTCGGTATTGGTACAAGCGAAGTAGAGCATGTGCTAGCCACACAAACACTGTGGCAGAAGAAGCCCAAATCTATGGGAGTTGAACTCAGTGGTGTATTGCCTAAAGGGGTATATGCAAAGGATGTCATTTTGCACCTTTTAGCAACACATGGTGTTGCGATGGGAACAGGTCATATTATTGAATTTTACGGAGAGGCAGTGAGGCGCCTTTCTATGGAAGAGAGAATGACACTTTGTAACATGGCAATTGAAGGAGGTGCTAAGGCAGGATTAATCGCACCTGATGAAATTACGTGGTCATACTTACAGAATAGACGCTACACATCTCCAAAGGTCATGGATTTATTTACAGATAACGGTGCATCTTATGATAAGTCCATTCATATTAATGTATCCAATCTGGCTCCTTATGTAACATGGGGAACAAATCCAGGTATGGGCGTACGTGTCGATGAGGTGTTGCCTCCAGTTACAGATGAGAATGAAGATCGTGCCTATGTATATATGGGGTTGAAGCCTGGTCAATCCGTTTCGAATATTCCAGTGCAACATGTATTTATTGGTTCTTGTACAAATTCAAGGTTATCTGATTTGGAGGAGGCAGCACTTTATATTAAAGGTAAAAAGGTAAGAGATGGTGTTCGAGCGTTGGTTGTACCTGGATCAAAAGCAGTGCGCAACGCTGCGATGGCAAAAGGGTTGCACACCATTTTTATTGAGGCCGGTTTTGAATGGCGCGAGGCTGGCTGCTCCATGTGTCTTGGTATGAATCCTGATCAAGTGCCAAACGGCGAGCATTGTGCCTCTACGTCTAATCGAAACTTTGAAGGGCGTCAAGGCAAAGGAGCACGTACACATTTAGTCAGTCCAGCAATGGCTGCGGCTGCTGCCGTATACGGTAAGTTTGTGGATATTCGAAAGGAGGAGTACCGTGAAGCCATTTCGTACGCATAA
- a CDS encoding ATP phosphoribosyltransferase regulatory subunit — MTKWKRANPTGTRDLFFEDSTLQEEVEQRLRRVFISRGYEEIRTPTIEFYDVFSFQNRPIDEERMYKFFDHRGRILVLRPDMTIPIARVVGTTMMKSPLKLTYSGNIFRANKSLAGKYNELTQAGIEIIGIDNLRAEVECIVSAITALQAIGVSQFKIEIGQVELYKSIIKKLSLTENDEIVLRSYIENKSYTGLTEFLKRKNFDKTDATIRLLQRLPRLFGGIEIVEEAERLATNKEMKQAIVRVRQIYETIARLGYGNYVSVDLGMVQNLQYYTGVIFRGYANDVGEEIVSGGRYDDLMGHFGEPLPAVGLALQVDQIVRVLKEQMPPAEVEPAAVLIHYALETIEEAERLRSLLGKDGVKAELSMCETLQESFHFARRHGVQRVIDTAGDRLAEYEWKEKWQLMKEGETSCVTFKLR; from the coding sequence ATGACAAAATGGAAGCGAGCAAATCCCACTGGTACACGTGATTTGTTTTTTGAAGATAGTACGCTACAGGAAGAAGTAGAACAGCGTCTGCGCCGTGTATTCATATCACGCGGATATGAGGAAATTCGAACACCGACAATTGAATTTTATGATGTGTTTTCGTTTCAAAATCGACCAATTGACGAAGAACGGATGTATAAATTTTTTGATCATCGCGGGCGGATTTTAGTATTGCGTCCTGATATGACAATCCCGATTGCGCGGGTTGTAGGCACAACAATGATGAAGTCACCGCTTAAGCTTACATATAGCGGTAATATTTTCCGCGCTAATAAAAGTCTGGCTGGTAAATACAATGAGTTAACACAAGCGGGTATTGAAATCATTGGTATTGATAATCTACGCGCTGAGGTAGAGTGTATTGTGAGTGCTATTACCGCACTACAGGCAATTGGCGTGAGTCAGTTTAAAATTGAAATTGGCCAAGTAGAGCTATATAAGTCTATCATTAAAAAGTTATCGTTAACAGAAAATGATGAGATTGTGCTGCGTAGTTATATTGAAAACAAAAGCTACACAGGATTGACTGAATTTTTGAAAAGAAAGAATTTTGATAAAACAGATGCCACAATTCGCTTGCTGCAACGTTTACCGCGCTTGTTTGGCGGCATAGAAATCGTAGAGGAAGCAGAGCGCTTGGCGACAAATAAAGAAATGAAGCAGGCTATTGTGCGTGTGCGACAAATTTATGAAACTATTGCGAGACTGGGCTACGGGAATTATGTGTCTGTAGATCTTGGGATGGTACAAAATTTACAATATTACACAGGGGTTATTTTTAGAGGCTATGCAAATGATGTGGGCGAAGAAATTGTAAGTGGCGGTCGCTATGATGATTTGATGGGGCATTTTGGTGAGCCACTTCCAGCGGTAGGTCTTGCACTTCAAGTTGATCAAATTGTGCGCGTTTTAAAAGAACAAATGCCCCCTGCCGAGGTTGAACCGGCTGCAGTGTTGATTCATTATGCGTTGGAAACCATTGAGGAAGCAGAACGTTTGCGTTCTTTGCTCGGAAAAGACGGTGTGAAAGCAGAGTTATCTATGTGCGAAACATTGCAGGAATCCTTTCACTTTGCAAGAAGGCATGGTGTTCAACGAGTCATAGATACAGCTGGCGATCGATTGGCTGAATATGAGTGGAAAGAGAAATGGCAGCTTATGAAGGAAGGAGAAACATCATGCGTCACATTCAAATTGCGCTAA